From Gadus morhua chromosome 14, gadMor3.0, whole genome shotgun sequence:
ttttTGCCTTTCAAAAATATGCTCTGCAGTTATCCAGACTTACGCctgcaaataaaatataaatacattaaaatacaaGAGTTTCCAGCTCAACCACATATCTCAGATATATCAACAAAATATGAAATAATCGTGCAGATTTAATATTTCGGGTCACAGATTTTCTATTGGGAATATACATAGTCTTGGAAAATCAAACATAGTTTAGTAGTTAGACTTACTTTACTTACTCTGCACAATCAAACGCACTGCTGTCTGTTCCCTAAAATAGCAGAACATAGCCAACCGATTGCCTCACTTTAAGTGAAGAGGCGGAGTTTTATGCGTTGCATAATTGTATTCCTAGAAAATATGAATGACCATAACTTGttttaaatgtataaaacacCTGACTTGGGAGACTAGCCTGCGGTGTACAGGCTCAATCTTACATGATCGTAGATATGCATCCGCCGCTGTCTTGCCCTATATTGAGGTCACAGGATTAACCAGCGGAAGGCTGGGTCAACTCGTCCCTGGCTGTTTTCTGCTGCTTGTGGCTttaaccgtctctctctctctctctccctctccctctccctctctctctctctctctctctctctctctctctctctctctctctctctctctctctctctctctctctctctctctctccctctctctctctcaaaaggCAACCAGGGAAATTAATCCACCTGGGTATGTTTGAAAGGAAGCTGTGGCAGGTTGTTCAAAGTCATAACAGACTGGAGAACCTAACCTATTGGtcgcactcgcacacgcacgcgcacacacacacgctctcgcGTAATCACACGCCGAGTTCCCTTAGCGCGCCACGGGAGCCAGATGGGTTGGTAGAGCGCGCGGTGCGCCTGCGGAAAGCGCACACCACATGCGCGCACTGAGCTACGAGGTTATACACGACTCCGCTCAATGGCtgtgaagatttttttttaagttacgATGAACAATTAGCGTGCATTTATAATCTTATTAAAAACAAATGACAATCTGTGTTTAAAATATTGGAAGTTTCAATTACCTGGATGTACGTCTGAAAAGGCGCTTCTGCGACAATAATGTAAGTATTTAAATGTCTCTCCATTTGGCTACCTGAATCATTGAATGTGTGCATCATCTTAGACATGTTGGAAATAATAGCATGGGCGTGCTTCTCAGTGTTCTCAGTGTCCAAATACAATAGCACTTGGACATTGATCATTTCCCTAAACGCTCAAAGCCTAAATGGACTTTAAATTCGTTAAACTACATCGTTAGGTAGAGTAGGCTAAATAATGAAAATCTTTGTGTCTGCTGTATCGCAATAACTAAAACAGAGCTATGGATATGTAGGCTGCGGCATATATTTtgtagcgtatgtgtgtatagtaggcctacaacaagacgcaaacacacacagacacgcacgcacgcacgcacacgaaacacacacacacacacacacacacacacacacacacacacacacacacacacacagtatctctTGCCGAAGTGTCTTCAAGTGGTAGGCTATGATAAGCTGCTACTATTGTGTGAGCGTCTTGAAATGGATCTAGTTTACTGCATAATAATTCTCCGTGACAAGGCGTGAGGGGTCTTTGTTCAATTGACTGGTTGATTCATCAGTCACAAAAATGTGAAAATGTGTTGAAACTGAGACTTGTGGAGAGATGGGAAAAGTACTCCCTGGTAACGCCTTTAAAAAatactttccttttttttttattccctgTTCCGCCCCCTTAAGATCAGTTTAAATTAGCAGAGGACAGGTGTGTCACATCAATGCTTAATCAGCAGTTGACTAGGTCACcaaatcagccaatcacaggcgtCGCATGCAATAGCGCGTGTTCAACCTACAGATGGAGTCACCTGATGAAAAACGCAGCTGCATACACATATGTAATGACCAACTTAAGAAGAAGTGACTTCATCCACCATGCCTCTCAATGTGATCCATTTCGCCTTCTTTAAATTAGAATGGCCTTTTATTAAAGATCCCTTCCTTTTAGTTTTTTAACATTATTTGAGTGATCACTTGAAGAGATCAAACATTTTTGGTCTCTGCACTCATATTCATTGCCTCAAACTCCAGACTGGTGGCATAAAACGTAACATGCATGATGAATATAAATCATTCCCTTTCATTCCATATGAATGGCCAGTGTTATTTTTAATAAACCCAATGCTTGAGACTACTATGTCAAACTTGACTTAgagcttaataataataataattcattaattTTCTATAGCGCTTTTCAGTGACCCAAAGACGCTCACATAAAACACGAAGAGGGAGATGACAATCAGGGGGAACAAGCGGAATACAGCACAACAGAGAACAGAAGCAAGGTTGAGTGTGATAGTAGATAGGGATAAGGGTGGTTATGGGTAGGGGAGGTCATAGGCTTGGGAAAAGAGGTAGGTTTTGAATATGGGAAGCGAGGGAGAGTCGCGGACAGGTTTGGGGGAGAGAGTTCGAGAGTCGGGGTGCTGTTCTTGAGAAGGCTCTGTCACCGAAGGTTTTAAGTTTGTAGTGGAGGAGGATCTGAGGGTTCGGGAGGCGcgatgggggatgaggaggtcagacaggtaGGGCGGGGCCAGGTGGTGGAGGGCTTTGAAAGTCAGGAGGAGGATTCTGAAGTTGATACGTTGTTtgatggggagccagtggagagtGAAGAGAACAGGAGTGATGTGTTCACGAGACCGGGTGTGAGTGAGAAGGTGCGCAGCAGAGTTTTGGACCATTTGGAGTCTATGGAGGGAATGAGAGGTGATGCCAGTGAGGAGGGGGTTGCAGTAATCAAGACGGGACGAGATGAAGGCGTGGATGAGGGATTCAGCAGCAGGGGGGGACTGGCGGTGTCTGATTTTGGCGATGCGGCGGAGGTGGAAGTAGGAGGTCTCAACAATGGAGCTGACGTGGGGAACAAAGGAGAGAGCGGGGTCCATGATAACACAGCTTCTACGTCCCACTctaatattattattcattgtaTGTCTGCCGTGATTCAAACACGAGTACCGTCGATAATGTCCACCACTTGTGACTCACGCACTCTATAGACTACTCTGCCTCAccttcctcccctctgcccTTACCACCGCCCCCAGCGTTGATCTCCCACCAGCGCGCCTccgacacacacaacaaccctcTAAAACGATGACCCCAGGGCCGGGTGAATGACGAGCTGCTGTGAGCCCCCCTCCGCGGCCCCCATGCACGGCCCCACGGCCGGCGACGGGCTGAACGACAGCTGCCTCTGGTCCTCGCCCCACTGCAACTGGACCTCAGCGTGGGCGCCGGGGGGGCAGGGCGCGGCCCCCCGGCTGCCCGTCTTCTCCACCGCCGCCCAGATCCGCGTCGTCGTCACCTTCATCCTGTGCGGCACGTCCGCCTTCTGCAACGTGGCGGTGCTGTGGGCGGCCAACGCCGGCAGCAAGAGGAAGTCCCACGTGCGCGTGCTCATCGTCAACCTGACGGTGGCCGACCTGCTGGTGACCTTCATCGTGATGCCGGTGGACGCCGCGTGGAACATCACCGTGCAGTGGCTGGCGGGCGACGCCGCGTGCCGCCTCCTCATGTTCCTCAAGCTGCAGGCCATGTACTCCTGCGCCTTTGTCACCATGGTGATCAGCCTGGACCGCCAGTCGGCCATCTTGAACCCGCTGGCCATCAACGAGGCGAGGCGGAGGAACCGCGGGATGCTGACCGTGGCATGGGCCATGAGCGCCCTGCTGTCCGTTCCTCAGGTGGGGGTCAAGGGGtcagggtggcgggggggggggggggggggggggttcggtaGGTTGGGGGAAGTCGTATTGACACACCATGGAGTTATGATGGTTTGTGCGATCGTCCAACCTTCACATGAAGTGGGTGTGGGATTTCTTTGGATTGACGTGTAACAAGCCTTTGAGCAAACCCTCGAGGTCTTTAGTTTGTATATTCATCTAGTCATCACGATGTTTTTAGACAATTTTGACCCAATGCCACTTACAGGTAGAGATGTCTTTGCGTCTTGCTTCATGGTTTTTATCACTGATGACCAGGTAGTTTCTTTCTGCTCAGGGATGTCTATAGGTGGGCTGTGAACGCTGGTCGTCCTAACCGCCAGACCTCATGCCTGGAAGACTCACACCAACCTACCTAAAACGGCTGGCAGTAGGATAATTGTCCATTTAGCTGGCGTTTTTAACATCGATTACATGACTTCTCATTCTGAACCATTTCTATTAACCCTATAGAAAACTGGATCTGTCAACACATTAACAGATAAATACCTGCTGTTGAACGCCTATTCCACACATTTCCGTCCCCATCTTGGACTGTCAATATGCATAATAATGTACAACATGTGTTTTTATCTCCAATTGAAAACAAGATTTGAAGTTACATCTCCCCTGCTAACCCCAAGAAGAGCATTTAATGCAgtttctttaaaaaagaaaactgcATTAAAAATTAGGATTTGCTTCACTtcacctccatcctcctcctctcacagGACGTCAGTGTTAACATTGCATGTTTTTCTGCCCAACACATGCATAACCTAACCCCATCTGATTGCCTTTCCCTATCCCTCtatctttctatttctctctctctctcccccccccccccctctctctctctctctctctctctctctctctctctcctctctctctctctctctctctctctctcgctctctctatctctctctctctctctctctctctctctctctctctctctctctctctctctatctctctctccctctatctctccctctatctctctctacttcAGGTGTTCCTCTTCCACAACGTGACCATCACCTTCCCGGAGAGGTTCACCCAGTGCACGACGCGGGGCAGCTTCGACACCCACTGGCAGGAGACAGCCTACAACATGTTCACCTTCTGCTGCCTCTTCCTGCTGCCACTTGTCATCATGATTACGTGCTACACGCGCATCTTCTTTGAGATCTCCAAGCGGATGCGAAAGGACAATCGTAAGTTCCCGCAGAATCTCCATCGCTGCATGAGCGGAcagaccatcaccaccacacaccactTATAGCATTATTCATCAGGCAGTTCCAGTTGAACACATCGTGTTTGCTCAGCGGTAAGAAGATGAACGGGCCGTTAGATAAACATCTTTGGAGATACAGGACCAAGAATACAAAGTAATTTCTTTTGACCGTGGGGTTATGTGTACACAAAGGCAATCAGGTTACATGGCAGTTACCAGAAGTCCATTATTACCTGATTATTCAACAAATGCATCTCATGATTAATGCACACGTGATTAAGAGAGATAGACGAGAATAGATGAAAGAAAAGCGAGTCGGCTTAAATCAAAGAGCATAATGGAGAAGGAATTTAAAGAAGCAGAAGTTATTAAGTAAGGAAAGAATGTTCTTGTCGTTTTAGCGAGCATGAATAATAAACGCAGCCCCCGCTTGTCTCTTCTGCCGTTCCAGTTTCCTCCACGGAGGTGCACTTGCGCCGCTCGAAGAACAACATCCCCAAGGCCCGCATGCGAACGCTGAAGATGAGCATCGTCATCGTGCTGTCCTTCATCGTGTGCTGGACGCCCTACTACCTGCTGGGTCTCTGGTACTGGTTCTTCCCAGACGACCTAGAGGGCAAGGTGTCCCACTCCCTCACCcacatcctcttcatcttcgGCCTGTTCAACGCCTGCCTGGACCCCGTCATCTACGGCCTGTTCACGGTGCACTTCCGCAAGGGGCTGCTGAAACGCTACTACCGCCGCGACACGGTGCCCGCCTCCGACCCCGAGAACAGCACCGTCATCACGGGACCGTTCCGGTGCGTCAGCAACGCGTTCCCGCTGAAGAGACAGCCCAGCTCGGCCGCGCGGGAGCGGTCGACGCCGGGCGCAAAGTCACCCAGGAGCGACCGTCTGACCGTGGGGAGCGATGCGGGGGGCTGCGAGGCTCGCACGCCCAGCACCGTGAGCAAATTGTGAGGGCGAGGGCGGGAGAGCACACTGGTACACAtggagtgcgtgtgtgatggGGTGTGCGGTGGTGGGGTGACTCAGTATTTGTTTGCTGTCTTTGATGCCAAGAGTTGTGTTCTTTTTTTGATGTCGTAATTTTGAGACATTTCACACGTGACCGTACTGACTCATCTGAGAGCTGAGGAGAACCTATTCACCctcatacaaaaatatatattttttcgtcACGTTTAAATGTGTTGTGAATTCTGAGTCGCTGTTTGCTGGAGTTGAGTGTATCAATGATTTAAAACGATGTACAATAAACACACCTGAATGCTTTTCCAAAACTTTGACCTGGTTTTTCTAGTGACATGTCAGTTAGTTAGGGGATTCGGATTCATAATTTATGGTTTGATCTCTGTTAGGGAAGCACATCCCTAAAGAGACAGTGTTCATTATTGATAATGCTTGAATTATCCTGGAAGGGAGGAATGGTCGATCTTTCAATTCATTGCAGCTCAGGCTTAATTTCTTCCTCAGTGCAACAACATAATGGAGGAAAGCATTTTTATTGGCAATTTAATTTGATGGTCCCTGGTATTCTGAGGCAAATCTACTTTTAAGTGTTCTGTTGGGCAAGAAGAAAGGCCTAGAATAACCAgaaaaaactgtgtgtgtgggcatgtgggTGATTGCGtgagggcatgtgtgtgtgtgtgtgtgtgtgtgtgtgtgtgtgtgtgtgtgtgtgtgtgtgtgtgtgtgtgtgtgtgtgtgtgtgtgtgttaaatatcAACCATTAGTGCAAGCTATTATACATTTAGGCTATAAATGCCAGCTTATCGTTTTTATTTTCGGCAGCCTAGGTCATGTCCACAGGCTggtggtcagaggcttgagaatTATGAGGTTGTCCAAATGTAAAGCCAAGCAGCTTGCAACATATTGCTCGATCTCCTCCATTATAGGCAGCTGAGctatttggaggaggaggtgttttctGTACCCATAGATTTTCTCTGTCTTTTAACAGACTGTGCTCAACCAACGCTGATTGAATAAGCCCATGTGTAAGTATTGTctattctgtgcatgtttgactTAAGTACTTTAACATGTTGTTTCGAGGATGTAGGGCATCAAAAGCAACTGAAAATATTTGTGcccttgcaatgtattttataaatgcggacacaaataaagatattgaaatgtgtgtgtgtgtgtgtgtgtgtgcatgtttgtgtgggagTATTTTTCAGTTTTAACGTGACTTATGAACAGACTTGAGCATTATCAAAGTAATGATGTAGCCGCAGAACATGTAATTTGAAATCCAGTGGCTTGTGAAACACAGCTTCAATAACAGCGTCAGAGCCCTGCAGGCTTTGGCAAACAGAGTGTCCCATGCTGCTGTGGCCAAAGCAACAACCAATTAAGAGGAACACGGCAACAACTAAATCTGTTCCCTTCAATTGATTTCCATATTCTTACGGTAGTTTTCCTGCAGCAATTCTGAACATGCCAACCCTAGAATTCCAACTCACACAACTTTTGATGTCTCTTCAAAGTCAAATTGAAGCAGTTTAAATCCAATGTGACCCTGAACATATTTGAAATTCCGAACAGGCTGTCAATCACGAATGGCTAATATAAAAGAGGGAAATCTGATTAAAAAGTGATAGCTGCATTTGGATCCTCTCTTGAATCAGACATGCAACGTCAATCCCCCCTTGCCTTCTCTGTAGCCAAAGCCTTTTTAGTGCTGGCTGATCTTCTGTAGAACCCAGGCATACATGAGTCCCATGAGGATGTGTTCATTTTATTAGAGTAGTTAGTCATTTTGTAATTACTAAAAAAAGTAGTTATTTCAGAATATCTACTCATACAGTGTCTTCATTGTGAGATGTGGGTCGTAGGGGTATCTAAGAAGAAGAcaacattgtaaaaaaaacacgCCGGATtaaagataataaaaaatagataATTTGTGTAATATAGTGTTGACGGGTCATAAGAGTGGTTTCTGCCACAGAATAACATGTCAGTCCCTCTTGTAGAGGTGCAACTCAACATTCGGATACAATTAGATCATTTGATAGTCAATGATAATAATTCCAAATGGTCAGGCTACAGCCATGTAATTAACCCCCAACATGCGAATCCAGCTCTACCAGAATTGTCTCTGCTAGAGTTGATGATGTGTGTAGTAGCAAGCCATTACACTCTTAGGCACACTCACTCTAAGGGATTGAGAAATGTTACTTTATTCTGTTGCCCAGAATTGGTTTGCCTATTAGTGTTTGACAATAATCTATTACTTCATAAACATTGAGCACAGGGCTGTGAATTCCACCTACGGCTTACACCTTCACTTATATGAACTCTAGGAGCTCAGAGTGTAGATGACAATGTAACTACGAACTCTGTagttaaaaaataaactttagGTTTGAAAGCATCGTAGCGGTAAGATACTGTTCGTGGTGCTTAATGAATGCAAGAAGAGGTTAAGAATCACCATTACACGCGTGAACAATTAACACCAAATGGTGTCAGAGTGAATCTTTCCACTGTAAAATCAGTGTTAGTGCTCTATGCTGCAGCAAATGATTAATCCATATAAAGAATTGGATCAGAGCCTTCATGTCCAATTATATGCTGAATACGTGACAGgaatttttttgtgtttgagttCTATAAGTAATTTTTCAGCAATCAATTGGTTTTGTTCTACATTTAAGTATTAGCATATTAATTTATGTGATTGACAAACCCATGATAGCTGtatctttttaattatttttgctcctgtatttcttttttttaaatatctcTCACAAAAAAAGCCAATATATGTAGTCAACGCCATACATTTAAGAGGCAGTTTCACATTGaatgaataattaataaaatataacaagaTAACAGAACAGAGCACCGTAACAATAAATTCTTTCTTAAATATTTGTGTGAAAATGCTTTTCTCACAGTGACCTGTTACACTTCGTTCGCTCTGCCTCTCAGGAGACAAAAGAGTCCAACAGAAAGGGCAAAAGCATCAATATCTCCTCCTGTGTGCCgaagagatgcacacacacacacacaacttcacccccacacacacacacacacacacacacacacacacacacacacacacacacacacacacacacacacacacacacacacacacacacacacacacacacacaaacaagtgttCAAGTGTGAAAgtataatcaaatcaaatgcatTACGGTCATGGGAGGGGGGTTCGGGGATATGAGATGGCCCGTCGTCACAATCAGATGAAAATACAGCTCTTGAGAGATGACAGATGaaaaacacagtgtgtgtgtgtgtgtgtgtgtgtgtgcgcgcgcgcgcgcgcgcgcgtgcgtgtgtgtgtgtgtgtgtgtgtgtgtgtgtgtgtgtgtgtgtgtgtgtgtgtgtgtgcgtgtcctcgGTTGTCTgtatgcgtgcttgtgtgcaatGCAATTAGACTCAGAAAGACCCTTCACCAACGACATCTTATATCATGTCATGTCTGACCTCACTGCGGCAAGGTGCTTATCTCCACATCGTAAACGAAAAGGGCTTTTGTTTGCCAAAGGTTTGTTCGGTGTTCAACAGGGTTCCGGTGTGTAGGCGGGCTTTATTGGGAGTTCAGGCTCGTCCTTTTCCGGACCTTGTGCACGTTCTCCTGGGTCTGCATGCACGTGATACTCACTGCTTTGTGGCTCTCCTGCCCTGCAATCAGCGACCTAGTGCAACAATATCAGGAGAAAGAGCTGATTACATCTCCCTATTGGAATGATTTACCtacctcactcccccctccacctcaccaAAGCAACGTAACCTGCTCACTGTTGCAGTCCTTGTTATTCGAATTGTTAATCAAATTTAAATTGTAAtcacattttataaaaatagGAAAGCGAGTGCATAATGGTTTTTATGCCAAACCTATGCTGAAGGTAGCGATTGCAAGCTTGCTCCAAAGTGTCCAAGGTGATCATTGTCACTGGCTGGACAGAGCCTCCAGGTGCCACCATGTGTGGCTTGAAGAGAGCATGATCTCCGAACCGGAAAACCAACAGATGACTCTGAATCCTTTCTGGCACCTCAGACCTTTGACTTGTCAGTTGGTCGCCTAAAACAAGGGATTCAAAACAAGCCTCTTTCAATCTCCTTCTGCAATTTCACCTAATGGCACTTTATTCCAATTGCGTTCAATCACAAAAGCTATCAAACGTTAATAGGTAATACCGAAGCTTCACCGCATCACAACTGATATATTTTGTTGAAAGGCTACAAAGGGTGTGCATGTACTTTGTGAGCCACATGTGTGTTCATGAATCATACATCCAGCTGTGGTTTACCTCGCATGAACAGGATTTGACGCACGGTATCCAGGGTAAACACAGGATCCAGGGGGCAAGCCAGGAGATGAGTGGCCGGGGCCATCAAACAGCACACCGTAGCTTTATTGATGGCGTCTAGGATCAACAACTCTCCGTTTCTCTGCAGCACGAGAGTCTGCTCCGTCGATCGATCACGCCATCAGAGGGCCAGATAACACATACACGTTATGTTCCTCATCTTCCCCACAGACGGGTTAGTATTCCTTCAACTTCGTTCTGTATTGTTTTGGAAACACTAATAATTCTTTATCCCTTGCCTGGAAATTTAATTGAGTCTAAAATCCTTCCAAAGCGAATCAATCATCATATTTTCCCTTGGATGACAACAACACGGATGGTAACATAGAAGGCAGAagcggtgggtcaatagagaTACAAGGTCGCCGTGTCCTACCAGGCCCAGCAGGAAAGCCACTGATGTGATGGCGGAAGGACGGCGGCCAGCCTCCCCCGGTCTAGATAATCACAGAAGCAACAGAGCTGAATCCATTGTAGATGTAAGAGGGGGAATAGTGTCCAGCGTTGCAAACCCGTCATAACCGCAATTATAAGAATGGACACACTGTTCACTGAATCTTGGGAATTATCTGTTCCTCTAAAAAAATGTGCTTTCATAACccactcttttctctctcttttcggGTTGTGCGATTACTGCCAGGGTTGTGTACAATGGGTCCTTTCAAGTGTGTTCTTCGGCACAATAAAAGCCCTTTTCACTGCCCTTAAACCATGGCTAGAGGAAAAGAGCATAATGCATCTCTGCCATTTAACACTTTGGAGGACTTTGTGCATAAAGTGCAGGAAGGATCCAATTATTACCACTCAGAGAATCTTCTTCAAGAGCAAGTGCCACAGTCAGGTGGGCAAAAGCACCTCTTTATCCCCCTTaaaatcacagcagcgctgtaCACCACCAACcacaaaggacacacacaaagacacaaacagacacagacacaatcgTAACACGCACACTTTCCATGAGTGTTCCATAAGAGGGTTTCAATCACTTccacatcatcatcgtcatcctcaCTTCACACACCAACAGGACTTTTATCTAAGCAGCTTGGTCGCGCGGCGCTCTGCTAACCTAGCTCCGCTCACCTAGCTCCGCTCACCTAGCTCCGCTCACCTAGCTCCGCTCACCTAGCTCCGCTAACCTAGCTCTGCTCACCTAGCTCCGAGGGTCTCGGCGCCGCTGACGGCTGCCGAGGCGCCGGCGGTGAGCGTGAGGGTGGTCCCGCTCCTACAAGAGACCACC
This genomic window contains:
- the LOC115559321 gene encoding putative gonadotropin-releasing hormone II receptor encodes the protein MTSCCEPPSAAPMHGPTAGDGLNDSCLWSSPHCNWTSAWAPGGQGAAPRLPVFSTAAQIRVVVTFILCGTSAFCNVAVLWAANAGSKRKSHVRVLIVNLTVADLLVTFIVMPVDAAWNITVQWLAGDAACRLLMFLKLQAMYSCAFVTMVISLDRQSAILNPLAINEARRRNRGMLTVAWAMSALLSVPQVFLFHNVTITFPERFTQCTTRGSFDTHWQETAYNMFTFCCLFLLPLVIMITCYTRIFFEISKRMRKDNLSSTEVHLRRSKNNIPKARMRTLKMSIVIVLSFIVCWTPYYLLGLWYWFFPDDLEGKVSHSLTHILFIFGLFNACLDPVIYGLFTVHFRKGLLKRYYRRDTVPASDPENSTVITGPFRCVSNAFPLKRQPSSAARERSTPGAKSPRSDRLTVGSDAGGCEARTPSTVSKL